From the genome of Cololabis saira isolate AMF1-May2022 chromosome 4, fColSai1.1, whole genome shotgun sequence:
ACCCCCATTTCTGACTGTGTATAAAACTCTTCCCAGAGATGTTAAGCAGATTCCTCTGGCCTTCAGGGGAGGAGCAGAGCTATGCCGTTACTGGGGCTGCTCCTCTTGGTCCTAATAGGAAAAGGAAGCTCTGTTTGTCGCCTGCGAGGGTTCGCACACCCACCTGAACTAGCTCAGGACGGTGACCTTTTCATTGGAGGCATTTTTTCATTTCGCACAGGACAGGATTACGTCATAGACACATTTCAGACAATTCCAGAATTCCGTAAATGCAACAAGTATGTGGAGTTATACTTCTTTTTCATTTGACATTTATTGCatatttatacaaatatttAATCTTCTAATGGTTAACGTTGAATGGTTTATGTTCACAGCTTCAATTTTAGGGAATTCAAATTTGCTCAAGCGATGATTTTTGCCATAAATGAAATTAATGAAAACCCTGAGATGCTGCCTGAAGTTAAACTTGGCTACAAGATTTATAATAGCTGTGGGACCATGGACATACTGAGGGCTGCACTGGCACTTGTGAGTGGACTCAAGGAAGAAATCCGTGATGAAAACTGCACAAAAACGGAAACAGTGCAAGCTGTCTTAGGTCATTCAGGATCACGTCCAACTATTGCTTTTACACAGGTTGTCGGAAGATTTAAAATACCTGTGGTGAGTCAAAAATGAAGGGTTGCTAAGTCTGCTTTGAAATGATCAGcagttgtgagaaatgtggTGTTTTCTATTCTGTTCTGTAAAAGCTTAAGATATTATGTCATGAAGGAATTCTATTTTCATCTCAATTGCTGCAAGTCAGATTTTTGAACTTTTCATTACAGATCAGCCATTTTGCAACCTGTGCCTGCCTGAGCAACAGGAGAGAGTACCCCACTTTTTTCAGAACTATTCCCAGTGACTACTATCAAAGCCGAGCTCTGGCCAAGCTGGTTAAGCACTTTGGTTGGACCTGGGTTGGGGCTGTAGCTGTGGATAATGAATATGGCTTAAATGGCATTGTGGCATTTATTCATGCTGCACAGGAATACGGAGTGTGCATTGAGTACTCAGAAACATTTTCATCATCAGATCctccagatgttcttcagagAATAATAGAGACTATTAAACTGGCAACTTCCAAAGTGATTATGGCTTTCATGTCTCACAGAGAAATTAAATTATTGGCGTTTGAGTTATACAAACAGAACATTACGGGACTGCAGTGGATCGGCAGTGACGCATGGATCACAGATCACTCCCTGACAGACAGCGAAGGCCACGCCATCCTACTGGGCTCATTAGGGTTCACTGTGGCCAAAGCTGAGATCCCAGGGCTGGAGGAGTATCTGAGGCAGCTGCACCCCTCACAGTTCCCTGACAGTCGGTTTGTCAGAGATTTCTGGGAGGATGTGTTTGACTGCTCTCtaaataaaaccacaaacacacaaaggCAGCCATGCAGTGGCTTTGAGAGCTTGCAAAGCATTCAGTCGCAGTTCACTGATGTATCTGAGCTCAGATTCACTAACAATGTGTATAAATCAGTCTATGCAGTGGCTCATGCTCTTGATGACTTGATGAAATGTGATGATGGCAGAGGGTCCTTTTACAATGGGAGCTGTTCTCACCCCACACACATTCAACCATGGCAGGTGAGATACAGCCACTCGCTGGTCATTTTAGGAATTAGTCATTCAAtctgttatttattgattttttttttcaaggtatTGCAACATGTCGACACTGTAAATTTCACCAGTGTGAATGGAGAAAGAGTTTATTTTGACAAAAATGGAGACCCACCAGCAAGATATGAACTTGTAAATTTACAAATTACAAGCAGAGGAATTctggaaggagaaactgttggTATTTATGATGCCTCTCTTCCAGAGGAGTTTCAGTTTATTATGAACAACATTCCAGTTGTCTGGGGAAATGGATTGACTGAGGTAAACAATTTCTATGAAAACTCTTTAATGTAGTCTTTCAAAATGTATGTCGATTTTGACAAGTGTACATTGTTACTTTTCTTTGGACTAATCTCTCTGTGAATAAGGTGCCTGAGTCAGTCTGCAGTAAGAAATGTCTACCAGGAACTTACAAGGTCCTGCAGAAGAGAAAGCCAGTTTGCTGTTATGACTGCATACCCTGTCCAGCCGGCGAGATCAGTAATTTAACTGGTAAagatacaacaaaataaaatagaacatTTTGCTTGATTTGCTGTTGACCTCAAACATCTATTTTTGTACTTTACATGcattttttctatattttttttccagattcaATACACTGTATGAAATGCCCCCCAGAGTACTGGTCCAACAAACAAAGAGATGCCTGCATCCTCAAACCAATAGAATTCCTGGCATACAATGAAATTCTGGGAACACTATTGGCGTTATTTTCTTTGCTGGGCATTCTTGTAACAACAATCATAACGGTAGTCTTCTACTGCCATAAAGAAACTCCACTAGTACGAGCAAACAACTCTGAGCTGAGTTTCCTGCTGCTCTTCTCTTTGACTCTCTGTTTTCTGTGCTCTCTGACCTTCATCGGCCGGCCGTCTGAGTGGTCCTGCATGCTGCGACACACAGCATTCGGAATCACCTTTGTCCTCTGCATTTCTTGTGTTTTGGGGAAAACTTTGGTGGTCTTAATGGCCTTCAGGGCAACACTTCCAGGTAGTAATGTGATGAAATGGTTTGGGCCTGCACAGCAAAGGCTCAGCGTCCTGGTTTTCACACTCACACAGGTTCTTATCTGTATTCTTTGGCTAACAATTAGTCCTCCTTTTCCTTTCATGAATATGCTGCTGTATGATGACAGAATCATCTTGCAGTGTGATCTTGGGACAGCTGTAGGGTTCTGCGCTGTTCTGGGTTACATTGGACTTCTGGCTGTATTATGCTTTGTGCTTGCTTTTTTGGCTCGAAAactgcctgataactttaatgaAGCTAAATTCATCACCTTCAGCATGCTCATATTTTGCACTGTCTGGACTGCCTTCGTTCCAGCATATGTCAGCTCTCCTGGGAAGTTCAGTgatgctgtagaaatatttgcTATTTTGGCCTCCAGTTATGGACTTCTATTCTgcgttttttttccaaaatgttaTATCATTTTGTTTAGACCAGACcgcaataataaaaaacacataaTGGGTAAAACACCTAAAGCTGATATACATCCTTGACAAGTTATagtctgaataaagaaaagccTGTTTACCTTTTCTTTATGATTTATTGCCAAATTTGTATTGTGATTAAGATTGAATATGTCTTTAACATTATGCTGTGTCAATTTGTTGCAGTTAATAAATCTTTTCTTAGACTTAtaatatttttctaaatatttgtacattaagaaaagtaaaaggagaaaaagggtGAACGTGAACTCTACAGGTAACCATGGTCGCCACAACACATAGTTCCATCACTGGTGAACATTTAAGCAAAAGACTAATAAGGAAGTATTTCTACCAAATTTATTTTCTGTGTGGTTCCTCACCCAGTGGGAGACTCAGCCGTCAGTGCAAATCTCATGTGCAGCCTTAACCAAGCAgccaattaaaatgtattttagttcagtttatttgtatagcactaaTTCATGACAAAAGTCATCTTAAGGAAGTTTAAACAAAGAAACCAACATGTATAATGCCGCCTaatcagatatatatatacatacagtatatgtttaTACAAATAtactatatgtatgtatgtatgtatgtatgtatgtatatatatatatatatatatatatatatatatatacgtataatGAGATGAAAACTCcctattaacacagaaaaacccTGCAGCCAGAAATAGCCATCTGCCTCGATGTGACCATGAGACATGAAGAGAAGCATGATCAAAATAGTGACCAAATAGCCCAGTGCATCATATGATGTTCCCCAGTGGTCTAGGCCAATAGGGCTTGGGAAGGCCCATTGCAATGTGGGGCATGGCAGCCATGTTGGTTGCTACAACCGTGGATAGTAAACATCATGTCGAGAGAAGAAAAGTCATAAAAAGCAAAAACTAAACATTGGTAAACTGGTGAATAAATAATCATTTTACTGAAACTAGCTATCAAACAAATCAAGATGGTGTTATTTGGGGAGATGGAGCTTTCTAATAGTTTAGATCCATATACGATCAAAAGACTGCAGAGCGTATCCTATCTGCTACTTCCACTCATCCCACCACCATGTTTTCTTATGTCATTTGCTGTGTGAGTGCATTCACAGCCAGTTCAGGAATTATAAATCTCTTCAGGTATGTGCaattaacacatttttatttaatttaggagtacgttttagtaaacagtaatgtttttaggcctgatttaaaggagctgacagtttgagcagacctcaggtctccaggaagtttgttccaccggtgaggagcacaatataaataatatattaaatatattttctcaaATGCTACTGTTTTCCTAAAGTTCAAATACATAGTGATGTAACACAAAGGAAAGAAGGTTACATAAGGTTATGCATGCACAAAAACAGCATGGAACAAACATTGGAAAGTAAATAAGTCCCCATCTGTTCCACTTATATTATCTAGTGACTTGTATCAACCCTTGAGGGGCACAACCAGCTACAGCAGGGCCAAAGGAGATAGACGCTAAAGATGCAACAACATATTGTTTCAGCCTTTTACAGAACGACATGTACAGCATGTGGCATATTGATTCAAGCAGTCATGTGTTAATTAACAGTTCTGTCACAACAACAAGTAACTGATGGGAACAGATTCAATTAAGGCTGTGTTTTTATGCTTCCATCCCTCGGGTTCTTATTTGTCTTTTCAAGCACGATCTCAGACTTACTTTGGTGAGCCACTGTTTTCCCAAAAAAGCAAtctaaataaaatgttattgtAAACAACTAaactttacttttttaaaaagaagaaaacagcaTATGGTTAGTTAGTTAAGACCCTGTTACAACTCAATGATTTAGCCAGTGGATTATCATAATTTGTTTAAAACTCTGATCATTGTTATCTTTCAATTTTTGGTGTAGACATACAGTTGAAGTTTACATACACTGTGCAAAAAGACACAACATTTTGTGCCTCCCTGTCTGAACCTCTGCTGTTTCAGGTCAGTCAGGATTACCAAAATGATTTCCTTTTGCGAAATGCCACAATAATGAGAGAGATCATTTCTTAGAGAATTTTATATTACTTTCTTCAAGGTCAAAAGTTTACATACATTTCTTTAACAGCAGAGACAGAGCTGTGTTTACATTAGCTTCCGGTGGTATGTAGACTGCTGTGGTGACAACAACAGCTAGCTCTCTAGGTAGAAAAAGGGTCTGCATCTCAAAGCCACTGTTCTCCGGACTTGGAGTTCATGTCGGTGAGATGCAGACTCTTTTTTTCTACCTAGAGAGCTAGCTGTTGTTGTCATCACTGTGGCCTACATACCACCGGACGCTAATGTAAACACGGCTCTGTCTCTGCTGCTAAACGCCATCAACAAACATCAGCGTGCCCATCCCCATGGTGTTCACATTATTGCAGGGGACTTTAATAAGTCAAATCTAAAGACTGTATGACCTAAATACCATCAACATGTAAGATGCCCAACGAGAGGGGAAAACACTCTGgatccaacctgatctcacaaaaatccgtgaaatgcccacgacctctcaccactattttccgtggcaccaacacggaaatggtgtaattccgtgtgagcaccacggatattgtacaatgcgaagtcaatgggctccgttgtcgtgatatatacacggattattacattattattatgtatatattatgtattatgtatatattattctttatttaagGAGTGCctgaacacacagctgctggtgACCTTCTACCGTTCCACCATCGAGAGCCTGCTGACCTAGCTCTTGATCTAATGTATCATGCCAGAGTAGTCAtcactaggtggcgctataaTATAAGGGTAAAACAtggttaaaattaattttcacacatttaacaattatatatttatatatttacatatatttgacacacacacacacacacgcatgatcatagacatacatgcatacacacacatagacatacacactggcttgttcacctgcatgcttgctctctagtttttggggttaggtagcggtagcggtagctttgctcagactgcgatcagatctcaagatttgggtcgattgctgttcgtgttttggttggctccgtgccggtttcgtgttttgtttgtggttttttgttgcagatttccagtgcttgacgtgtgtctccgtgtgtgtctgctggattggcagtagatgtcgtcaccccccccccaccccacccccaaaaaataaataaataaaataaaaataaaaatcactgggtttgtatgtgtatatttatgtatgtgtatgcatatgtatgcttatatatatgtatattaaatatagtaataatgcacatatatatatacctttggtttctaccgtcatggtatcaatcatttatatgtgtgcagacaagaaaaaaaaaaaaaaaaaaaaaaattatatatttaaaatatattcacACAAATGTGTATCACACCCTTAAACTACTACGTGCACTCTTATTTTACTATTAATAACCTCCATTtctgtgaaaaaacaaaaaaattgctAAGAACTAGATTTCCCTAGAGCAGGGATGTCAGGGATATGGCCCGCGGGCCGGATCCGGCCCGCAAGCAGGCTTCATCCGGCCCCGGgtggaaagggaaaaataataatgtaaaaaaaaataaataaataaaaaaaaaaaaaattaaattataaattaaaaaaaaaaattagaaatctCCTGGAAACAGGCCAGCTGGACTAACCATCTCAACAGACTATTCTGGACAATGGATTGCCTTTCATAACTTCCAATAGAAAATGTAGCTTATTGTTGTGTTGTGCAACAGGTGAGCGCAATTGGACTAATAACAGCTCGAGCCAGAGACAAACCCACTCGCAGATCAACACAACACTTATAATTAATGAGTGACTCAGATTCAAACACCATCTGTAATTGTTTAGAGTTGgttgatgggaaaaaaaagttttctttagGAGACTATTTTTGTTAACTGTAAGTGACtcatttaaattttaaaaaagtgttgtATGAGTTGTTAACTCAGTGAGTGACTCAGATTTAAATTGTAAAAAGTGTTgtatgaataataaaaaatatatatttttattattattattattttttgttaagTCTGTGAGTGACTCAGACTCATTGTAGTTATTGTTAAGAGTAGAGTAGTATGATTaggaaaaaacatttctttggtaggctatttttttctctactACATTTGTAATTTGACATTGTGTTACCGGTGTTTTCATGTACCAACATGCAATTATGTTGACTTGAGTTATTTTgatatttgattgattgataaaaaaaattatccgGCCCCCTTAAGGTCTCATTTGAAGGAATGCGGCCCTCTACCTAATGAGTTGATatggttaaaacaatgaatttaaatatcgcctgtctccacttcctggttcaaaaacaattaaaaattatattttgtggctggacgacgctctggttaaggtctaGTTAGGTTAggcaccacttatgattggttagaagtaggaaacgcttgtggtttttgctaaaaataataatttcacatcacttacgccacctccATCGTCATCAGGCCCGGATTAAGTGGGTAGGGGTCCCTGGGCAGAAATTCTGGGTTTTGAAACAAACTGGGTTTTGAATTATGGACTGCTATTTGTTGGAAACACCTGCAGTTTATACAGGATTTACACTGATAGGGTACTGTCTGTATGATTACGATGGACAAAATCTGCACCTGCAAATGTCCTCCATCATACAGGATTTACACATACTTGCAACTATGCTTTCCTCAGCAAGCAGCTACAATATCAAGACTATCAGCATATTGTTACTCATTAGCATTTGCAAGCAAAAGCTGCTTCATCTCCACAAGTCCAGATTGTGGATTCAGAGTCAGATTCCTTCATAATTCACACAcaaaccctcacacacacacacacacacacacaaaatacctGTGGATGTCTCATTCCTGGctgtctctctcctctccttctcaTCTCTGTGGAGTGAGGAGTCCTCATCCCTGCTTCTTTTGGAAAAAAAGTTGCGGATGGAAGGcacactttttaaaaaagttgcctccctctcctccttttctcttttctgcttTCTCTTACTGCAACCCAGGAGCGatgcattctagatgggcccttgtggcctaaacatccccgttaaaacatcATCGCTAAAAAATTGCCACGGATCAGCGcttctgacacacaaccacagcacgtaggcgacacggtcagaaccatcacatgaggttctagcaccatggatttaccagtcattatgtcaaacctaattataagcctaatgcagacttaaagatataagtatcaaactggagataaaaatctaattacatccatagatgtctatggaagcccatttccgccagtaaaagccttaaaaataaaaatatccccatggtaaatcataattatgacataaaaagtcataatttcaactttttatctcataattatgactttctatctcataatttcgactttctatctcataattatgactttctatctcataattatgactttctatctcataatttcgactttctattacataaaaagtcataatttagactttttatctcataattatgactaaatatgatatttttatttttaaggctaagttttcatcttagccatagatgttGGATTCGCcaagtagcacaattcagacacgtgtgttcaacctacacgacaacagtttacaatgtgcgacgacatgtatttaacacaatgaccgagcgacacggcggtcaaacagcaacaaacaatataggaaaggcctgatattcagcgtcatgacaatgttatcagaaataattaatattatgacagcttaccaatgatggtttcatccagcggtgggcagagaaccacaacaaaacatatttccatccaaggagggggggggggggggggtacacaTTTAACgatcagccggttcttcatcactgcaaacctttcaatcactttgctctcatcaatggcgatgtccctctcgattgagagcaaggtgaggtttgaggcctcatccatgcagcagagatagtttttaatcatttcagcctgctgaaactcagcatgactttcctgctttaaggctccacttctgatgcgacaactggctaaaggctgatttatggttccgcgttgcaccaacgcagagcctacggcgtagggtacgcggcgacgcgcaacctacggctaccatgctcctcaaagttacatagtgccagtggaggcgagaccccctcagaccatgacagaggtgtcattaaacctgttgtaagttgatgtaccatcacaatgactttggaaatatgatattaaggtggaaaagttacatagtgctggtTTAAAgtagacctattatgaaaaacacattttctcttgctttaacatatataaagtggtctcccctcagcctgccaactcagagaaggaggaaagcaaccaaattctgcagtgtctgtacccggatatggaagcatatgagggactatattcaaattaaaatgcatttgcggaaatgctttttcattttaagaatgtgcccgcattatttgagtcaaaaatgaaattgataatatataatccgatttgcattttaattttcgtattcaacactgcttattcttgtacttaattcaaattaaaaagaaaaagacgtttgagatttaattttcaaatcatgcctcagcaaatagttcacaatattcaattttaaatctaaaatttgaaaattaaaatgcatttgcagaaatactttttcattttaagaatgtagctgcattatttgagtcaaaactaaaattgataatatataatccgaattgcattttaattttcgtattcaacactgcttattcttgtacttaattcaaattaaaaagaaaaagacgtttgagattgaattttcaaatcatgcctcagcaaatagttcacaatattcagttttaaatctaaaatttgaaaattaaaatgcatttgcagaaatgctttttcattttaagaatgtagctgcattatttgagtcaaaaataaaattgataatatataatccgaattgcattttaattttattctttacgctgcacattttatgtcataatcaaaaagaaaacaaagaagacattgctttttctttttcatgctctgcccgcaaaaaagtgtacaatattcaaaatgaattcgcaatcccagcggcgcaggagagtgacgtcacggcttctcCTGTTCTCCAGCTGCAGCCCAGAAACCCTGGAAAATGCTCACGTTTTTTAAGGTGACATCGTATTTTGCCGATTTCCCAAAGTCTGTTAGAAAAGGTCTGATTTCCTACAACTCTAACAGAGTTCTAGATGTCAACATGAGACACAGACAGCAGCGTTTCTCTACACGGAGCGTTGGTGCCGGGCTGACTCCTCCTATTCAGacacgtgtgtttgtttacaaccTATGGAGCACGAAATGCAAAGAGGAGCAACGTCGACCGACAAGGTACAGTAATATTACCGGATTTTGCCACAAAAATGACTTTACTAgcatttttgcttgtttttagcataatgtttgcatgttgagcatgttatttatttattccagacGAGTTGCATCAAGTCCAGGCAAGGGACATGCAGAAATTCTACCCCTGTCGTTGTCCAGCGTGACAGTCTGACCGTCAACGGTATTTTTTCATACAGTAAAGTTGTCACTTCTCAAAAGTACACTTCATTGCATGGTCAgatgtgattattattgttttctgaATTTGGAGAGCAGAGTTTGGCATACAGGCATACCACTGACTGAGGAGCCAGAAAATGTTTTAGAGTCCAGGTAAATTTTTATGGCTAAATATTTACTCTAATCTAAATTGTATGTTTTGGTCCTGGTTATAGCatgcatttcctgaaaatgaCTGCTGAGGAGCAGCATGAGTCTCCAGATGAGGAGGAGATCAattatttgagaaaaacaaTGTAAGTGAATGTTTGTGAgtctttttgtcttgttttgttttactcgtGTGTAATTGGCAAAGTATTCAAGGCACttgcaatgtcaatgtcaatgtcaa
Proteins encoded in this window:
- the LOC133442390 gene encoding extracellular calcium-sensing receptor-like; protein product: MIFAINEINENPEMLPEVKLGYKIYNSCGTMDILRAALALVSGLKEEIRDENCTKTETVQAVLGHSGSRPTIAFTQVVGRFKIPVISHFATCACLSNRREYPTFFRTIPSDYYQSRALAKLVKHFGWTWVGAVAVDNEYGLNGIVAFIHAAQEYGVCIEYSETFSSSDPPDVLQRIIETIKLATSKVIMAFMSHREIKLLAFELYKQNITGLQWIGSDAWITDHSLTDSEGHAILLGSLGFTVAKAEIPGLEEYLRQLHPSQFPDSRFVRDFWEDVFDCSLNKTTNTQRQPCSGFESLQSIQSQFTDVSELRFTNNVYKSVYAVAHALDDLMKCDDGRGSFYNGSCSHPTHIQPWQVLQHVDTVNFTSVNGERVYFDKNGDPPARYELVNLQITSRGILEGETVGIYDASLPEEFQFIMNNIPVVWGNGLTEVPESVCSKKCLPGTYKVLQKRKPVCCYDCIPCPAGEISNLTDSIHCMKCPPEYWSNKQRDACILKPIEFLAYNEILGTLLALFSLLGILVTTIITVVFYCHKETPLVRANNSEKKK